One genomic region from Metallosphaera tengchongensis encodes:
- a CDS encoding argininosuccinate synthase codes for MKIVLAYSGGLDTTVAIRWLKETYHAEVVSVSVDVGQEDDFKKIQERAYLAGSEKHYTIDAKMDFAKNFAFKDIKMNGLYEDVYPLATALARPLIAEKVAEIAKKEGTEYVAHGSTSKGNDQVRFDLALKTVLSDVKIIAPARIWKMTREDEIAYAKERGIPIKTESSKYSIDENLWGRSIEGDIISDPYSEVPEDAFELTKVRKNDKLVINIEFEGGEPVRVNGEKMNPLELIRWLNQEVGSRGFGRVEHLENRVVGFKSREVYEAPAALTLIGAHRDLEKSVLTPRELRFKRYIDSLWADLVYQGLWYEPLRDTLEVAGNELNKWISGEVKLEIDRKSMSILGRKAKYSPYSEKVSSYNKGWYPSDEEARGFIEIWGLHSILTKKARLD; via the coding sequence ATGAAAATAGTTCTCGCATATTCTGGAGGTTTAGACACAACCGTTGCTATTAGATGGCTGAAGGAAACGTATCACGCAGAAGTTGTGAGCGTGAGCGTTGATGTAGGTCAGGAAGACGACTTCAAGAAAATTCAAGAGAGAGCATATCTTGCTGGAAGCGAGAAACACTACACTATTGACGCAAAGATGGACTTTGCTAAAAACTTCGCCTTTAAGGACATCAAAATGAATGGGTTGTACGAAGACGTTTATCCGTTGGCCACGGCACTAGCTAGACCACTAATAGCTGAAAAAGTAGCTGAGATTGCCAAAAAGGAAGGAACAGAGTACGTAGCCCACGGATCGACATCTAAAGGCAATGACCAGGTGAGGTTCGACCTAGCTTTGAAGACTGTGCTATCTGACGTGAAAATTATAGCACCTGCAAGGATATGGAAAATGACAAGGGAGGACGAAATAGCTTACGCTAAGGAAAGGGGTATACCAATAAAGACTGAAAGTAGCAAGTATAGTATAGATGAAAACCTCTGGGGTAGGAGCATTGAGGGGGACATCATTTCTGACCCTTACTCAGAGGTACCTGAAGACGCTTTTGAACTAACAAAGGTGAGGAAGAACGACAAGCTCGTGATAAACATAGAGTTTGAAGGGGGTGAGCCAGTGAGAGTGAACGGTGAGAAGATGAACCCATTAGAACTAATTAGATGGTTGAATCAAGAGGTCGGCTCTAGGGGCTTTGGAAGAGTTGAACACTTGGAAAATAGGGTTGTCGGGTTTAAGTCCAGGGAGGTTTACGAGGCTCCAGCTGCACTCACCCTAATTGGCGCCCATAGGGACTTAGAAAAGAGCGTCCTGACACCTAGGGAACTTAGGTTCAAAAGGTACATAGATTCGCTCTGGGCTGATCTCGTATATCAGGGTCTTTGGTACGAGCCCTTGAGGGATACTTTGGAGGTAGCAGGGAATGAGCTCAATAAGTGGATATCAGGGGAGGTAAAACTGGAGATCGATAGAAAGTCAATGTCGATTCTGGGGAGAAAAGCTAAGTACTCTCCATACTCAGAGAAGGTCTCCTCGTACAATAAGGGATGGTATCCCTCTGATGAGGAGGCGAGAGGGTTCATTGAAATATGGGGTCTACACTCGATCCTAACAAAGAAAGCGAGGTTAGATTAA
- a CDS encoding 3-hydroxyacyl-CoA dehydrogenase family protein: protein MPEKISIIGAGVIGVGWATLFASKGYKVSLFTEKQETLNKGIEKLRNYLQVMKNNSQINDDVSQVLNRVEPTTDLQQAVSNSSFVIEAIIEDYDAKKKLFSTLDQLLEKDVVLASSTSGLLMTEIQKAMSKHPERGVIAHPWNPPHLLPLVEVVPGEKTSQEVVERTKSLMEKLDRVVVTLKKEIPGFIGNRLAFALFREALYLVDEGVATVEDIDKVMTAAIGLRWAFMGPFLTYHLGGGEGGLEYFFSRGFGFGANEWMHTLAKYDKFPYTGVIKAVNQMKEYSFIKGKTFAEISKWRDEKLLKVYKLVWEK, encoded by the coding sequence ATGCCGGAAAAGATATCAATCATAGGTGCAGGAGTGATAGGTGTAGGTTGGGCTACACTCTTTGCGTCAAAGGGGTATAAGGTTTCTTTATTTACGGAAAAGCAGGAGACGTTAAACAAAGGAATCGAGAAGTTGAGAAATTATTTACAAGTGATGAAAAACAATTCCCAGATTAATGATGACGTATCTCAGGTTCTCAATAGGGTTGAACCAACAACGGATCTTCAACAGGCTGTGAGTAATTCCTCATTTGTCATTGAGGCAATTATTGAGGACTATGACGCTAAGAAGAAGCTCTTTTCGACTCTGGACCAGCTTTTAGAAAAGGACGTCGTTCTAGCCAGCAGTACCTCAGGTCTTCTCATGACGGAGATACAGAAAGCCATGTCGAAACATCCTGAGAGAGGGGTGATAGCTCATCCTTGGAATCCACCACATCTACTCCCTCTGGTTGAGGTAGTCCCAGGAGAGAAGACCTCCCAAGAGGTTGTAGAAAGAACTAAGTCCCTTATGGAGAAATTGGACAGAGTAGTGGTTACCCTCAAGAAGGAGATACCGGGATTCATAGGTAACAGGTTGGCCTTCGCCCTCTTCAGGGAGGCACTATATCTTGTGGATGAGGGTGTTGCTACGGTGGAAGATATAGACAAAGTGATGACTGCCGCCATAGGCTTACGCTGGGCGTTCATGGGTCCCTTCCTAACATATCACCTTGGTGGTGGAGAAGGCGGGTTGGAATACTTCTTTAGTCGAGGTTTCGGTTTCGGCGCCAATGAATGGATGCACACTCTAGCTAAGTACGATAAGTTCCCCTACACAGGAGTTATAAAAGCGGTGAACCAAATGAAGGAGTACTCATTTATCAAGGGTAAGACCTTCGCAGAGATATCGAAATGGAGAGATGAAAAACTGTTGAAAGTGTACAAACTAGTCTGGGAAAAGTAG
- the purM gene encoding phosphoribosylformylglycinamidine cyclo-ligase: MVSEYSKSGVDLNKVKEVHSDIASLISSTYRRTVLGAGHYSGVIDVLGKKIALHVDGVGTKTLLARKARKYRGIGKDCVAMNVNDLLCVGARPLAILDYIAMDSPDEQLVREILEGIVEGAKESDSEVIGGETAIMKDVVNGFDVACTAMGIVEELKVGNDISGGDVIIGLGSSGVHSNGYSLVRRLIDQGKLSFEEWQDQLLTPTKIYVRPVLSVMDKIKGAGHITGGSFSKLRRLTNLSMEMTLPDPPEIFKVIESAGVTHEEMHQVFNMGVGMVLFTRDSNVDEVMNVLKPFGPSWILGKVGEKPGPIKITTYKSRVLYI; encoded by the coding sequence CTGGTGAGCGAATATAGCAAGTCTGGAGTAGACCTTAACAAGGTAAAGGAAGTTCACTCTGACATTGCCTCCCTCATTTCGTCAACCTATAGGAGGACTGTCCTAGGGGCCGGTCACTACTCGGGAGTCATAGACGTCTTAGGCAAGAAGATAGCGCTCCACGTGGATGGGGTAGGCACCAAAACTCTCCTAGCTAGAAAGGCCAGAAAGTATCGCGGAATAGGGAAGGACTGCGTAGCCATGAACGTCAACGACTTGCTGTGTGTGGGGGCCAGACCTTTAGCTATTCTAGATTATATTGCCATGGATTCGCCTGACGAGCAGCTGGTAAGAGAGATCTTGGAGGGTATCGTAGAAGGAGCAAAGGAGTCTGACTCAGAAGTAATTGGGGGAGAGACAGCTATCATGAAGGACGTGGTTAACGGGTTTGACGTGGCTTGCACGGCAATGGGAATCGTGGAAGAACTTAAGGTTGGTAACGACATATCCGGAGGGGACGTAATAATTGGACTGGGAAGTAGCGGAGTTCACTCCAACGGTTATTCCTTGGTTAGAAGGCTGATTGATCAAGGTAAACTTTCCTTTGAAGAGTGGCAGGATCAACTACTCACTCCAACCAAGATTTACGTAAGGCCTGTCCTATCTGTAATGGATAAGATAAAAGGTGCAGGGCACATCACTGGAGGTTCGTTTTCAAAGTTAAGGAGGCTCACCAACCTCTCCATGGAAATGACCTTACCGGATCCGCCGGAGATTTTTAAGGTAATCGAAAGTGCTGGCGTCACTCACGAGGAAATGCACCAAGTGTTCAATATGGGTGTTGGTATGGTCCTGTTCACCAGAGACTCTAACGTTGATGAAGTTATGAACGTTTTAAAGCCGTTTGGTCCTTCCTGGATCCTCGGAAAAGTCGGAGAGAAGCCTGGACCCATCAAAATAACGACGTATAAGTCCAGGGTTCTTTATATATAG
- the carA gene encoding glutamine-hydrolyzing carbamoyl-phosphate synthase small subunit has product MTFCKRGTEGLIYMEDGTLLKGCGFGSKGVRAGEVVFTTAMNGYPESMTDPSYRGQILVITHPLVGNYGIPTPDFRGGILQNFESEQIQIEGLVVTEETDPSKWNSGKSLHKWMEEQGVPGVSSVDTRMIVKKVRSQGSMMGVIASGVQVENPKEYLKQRYDEVDFTVFTSPKSPIIHTNTTSSGLVVVVDCGIKHGILDELYKRGFTIVRLPCKSTAEEIVNYSPKGVVFGNGPGNPNILKGLIENFSNVLEYKIPTLGICLGHQVATLSLGGKVRKMKFGHRAINKPVVDVTSGRCYISTHNHGYGVFKEDIPPDTQVWFINPDDGTVEGLVHKRLPVITTQFHPEARPGPNDITWVFDKFKKMVVKE; this is encoded by the coding sequence ATGACATTCTGCAAGAGGGGAACTGAAGGACTAATTTACATGGAGGACGGGACACTCCTGAAGGGATGTGGTTTTGGCTCCAAGGGAGTGAGGGCAGGTGAAGTAGTGTTCACCACAGCCATGAATGGGTACCCAGAGTCCATGACCGATCCTTCCTATAGGGGACAGATCCTCGTCATAACTCACCCACTTGTGGGGAACTACGGTATCCCTACCCCAGACTTTAGGGGAGGGATCTTACAGAACTTTGAGTCAGAGCAGATTCAGATCGAGGGGCTAGTAGTTACAGAGGAGACTGATCCGTCGAAGTGGAACTCAGGCAAGAGCCTTCATAAATGGATGGAGGAGCAGGGCGTCCCTGGAGTTTCCTCCGTGGACACTAGGATGATCGTTAAGAAGGTTAGATCACAGGGCTCCATGATGGGGGTAATTGCCTCTGGAGTGCAAGTGGAGAATCCTAAGGAGTACCTTAAGCAAAGATATGATGAAGTAGATTTCACGGTTTTCACCTCGCCCAAGTCCCCTATCATCCACACTAATACCACTAGTAGCGGACTCGTCGTTGTCGTAGATTGCGGAATAAAACACGGTATACTAGACGAACTTTATAAACGCGGTTTCACTATCGTAAGGTTACCTTGTAAGTCGACCGCAGAAGAGATCGTGAATTACTCTCCCAAAGGGGTAGTGTTCGGCAACGGTCCAGGTAACCCAAATATTCTCAAGGGGCTCATAGAGAACTTCTCCAACGTCTTGGAGTACAAGATTCCAACCCTTGGCATTTGCCTAGGACACCAGGTAGCTACGCTCTCCTTAGGGGGAAAGGTGAGGAAGATGAAGTTTGGACACAGGGCAATTAATAAGCCAGTGGTAGACGTAACTAGTGGAAGGTGTTACATCTCTACCCATAACCACGGTTACGGCGTATTCAAGGAGGACATTCCTCCGGATACCCAGGTCTGGTTCATTAACCCAGACGACGGTACAGTTGAGGGCCTGGTTCACAAGAGGTTGCCTGTGATAACTACTCAGTTCCACCCTGAAGCTAGACCAGGCCCTAACGACATTACGTGGGTTTTCGATAAGTTCAAGAAGATGGTGGTTAAGGAATGA
- the argH gene encoding argininosuccinate lyase gives MLYRKWGSKEDPVVYYTSSSLQDQKILNEVKEVMKAHIIELFLSNYISKEDAKKLLQGVNSFSSIDPSYEDVHEALEDHIIKVAGDAGGAIGMGRSRNDHVATALRLKMRAELLNLLEDLLQFREQLVKNAEVFSKIAFPAFTHFQPAQPTTFGHYLLYVEEEISSRWEAIFKVLDLINKSPLGSGAIVGTSVNLNRRREATLLGFNGIVLNTISATSSRSDLISALMEVTNLGLAMSRVIEDMILLSSKFVNVLELPDTHVSTSSLMPQKRNAVTMEVSRARISKVIGELMSIISSYKSLPSGYNLDLQEINPLMWDILEEIEGVVKVLQDLLSKVKFKAINLDKEMLATDEAEKLTEHGVRYREAYFTVSKTVREGSFKPSITIDESISRKAVEGSPSPSRIAEGISFAKERINRDVHTLREYKNQILKGEGELRLIENDILQEGN, from the coding sequence ATGCTCTATAGGAAGTGGGGATCAAAGGAAGATCCTGTAGTTTACTATACATCCTCCTCCCTTCAGGACCAGAAGATCCTTAACGAAGTGAAAGAAGTAATGAAAGCCCACATAATTGAGCTTTTCCTCTCCAACTACATCTCTAAGGAGGATGCAAAAAAACTACTTCAGGGAGTGAACTCGTTCAGTTCCATTGACCCTTCATATGAGGATGTCCATGAGGCTTTGGAAGATCACATTATAAAGGTCGCAGGTGATGCCGGTGGGGCAATAGGGATGGGCAGAAGCAGGAACGATCACGTAGCTACCGCTTTAAGATTGAAAATGAGGGCTGAACTTCTCAACCTGCTTGAAGACTTGCTCCAGTTCAGGGAACAGCTAGTTAAGAACGCAGAGGTTTTCTCCAAAATTGCTTTTCCAGCGTTCACCCACTTTCAACCTGCGCAACCTACTACCTTCGGGCATTACCTCTTATATGTAGAGGAGGAGATATCCTCAAGATGGGAGGCCATATTTAAAGTTCTTGACCTAATAAATAAATCACCTTTAGGAAGTGGTGCCATAGTCGGCACTTCGGTAAACCTAAATAGGAGGAGAGAGGCCACGCTCTTGGGATTTAACGGAATTGTACTCAATACAATCTCAGCCACTTCCTCAAGGTCAGACTTGATTTCAGCGCTGATGGAGGTGACAAACCTAGGATTGGCCATGAGCAGAGTGATCGAGGATATGATATTACTTTCTTCGAAATTCGTGAATGTGCTTGAACTTCCAGACACTCACGTCAGCACTAGCTCGTTAATGCCACAGAAGAGGAATGCCGTTACGATGGAGGTTTCGAGGGCTAGGATCTCTAAGGTGATTGGTGAGCTGATGTCAATAATTAGTTCGTATAAGTCGCTCCCATCAGGCTACAATTTGGACTTGCAGGAGATTAACCCCCTCATGTGGGACATCTTAGAGGAGATTGAGGGGGTAGTAAAAGTCCTCCAGGATCTTCTCTCCAAAGTGAAATTTAAGGCAATAAATCTAGACAAAGAGATGTTGGCAACAGATGAGGCTGAGAAACTAACTGAGCATGGGGTTAGATACAGAGAAGCGTATTTCACAGTTTCCAAGACAGTTAGGGAGGGAAGCTTTAAACCATCAATTACTATTGATGAGTCCATTTCTAGGAAAGCTGTTGAGGGGAGCCCTAGTCCTTCTAGGATAGCTGAAGGTATTTCCTTCGCAAAAGAAAGGATAAACAGGGACGTTCACACTCTAAGAGAATATAAAAACCAGATTCTCAAAGGAGAAGGGGAATTGAGGCTGATAGAAAATGACATTCTGCAAGAGGGGAACTGA
- a CDS encoding haloacid dehalogenase has protein sequence MFSDQLNDYVNSIEDRLKARFESREKLIQVSREAIRYSGETISLSHRGRKQEALEKYSKAKEKIQEINSIIQSFPELLFGDVGTAYQEISEAAVVLSFYFGVPLDLPLDLGIPDIYYVTGIADAIGEMRRATLETLRKGDSSKAKEILDEMENLYDIIWKLEYPKSLVPGLRQKIDAMRRVLEETRHDVFLSEIVGKLNNT, from the coding sequence ATGTTCTCGGACCAACTGAATGATTACGTAAACTCGATCGAGGATAGACTGAAGGCTAGATTTGAAAGCAGGGAAAAATTGATTCAAGTCTCAAGAGAGGCGATAAGGTACTCCGGAGAGACCATATCCCTTTCCCACAGGGGAAGAAAACAGGAAGCGTTGGAAAAGTACTCCAAGGCTAAGGAAAAGATACAAGAAATAAACTCTATCATACAGAGCTTCCCAGAACTCCTATTCGGTGACGTGGGTACAGCATACCAAGAGATAAGCGAGGCAGCAGTAGTTCTCTCCTTTTACTTTGGAGTTCCGCTAGATTTACCACTTGACCTAGGGATACCAGATATCTACTACGTTACTGGGATTGCTGACGCCATAGGGGAGATGAGGAGAGCGACCTTAGAGACGCTCAGAAAAGGGGATAGCTCTAAGGCGAAGGAAATACTGGATGAGATGGAGAACTTGTACGACATAATATGGAAATTGGAATACCCGAAGTCCCTAGTCCCTGGGCTCAGGCAAAAGATAGACGCCATGAGGAGAGTGTTGGAGGAAACCAGACATGACGTATTCCTGTCCGAAATAGTGGGGAAATTAAATAACACATGA
- a CDS encoding cupin domain-containing protein → MSKLLVRKDLQDQLRSNVGDMIKQIESTDLKVVVYMEHTEQSPRVLPKVIKFKQVLPLLAKLADEGQVEEGVAKVMFYSPSTGRSRGLTPNMMAGFQYIKPGMSTKPHSHNMASIYIVVKGEGYSVIDGREFRWEQGDVFVVPANSEHSHTNTGTEEVILFDVTDSGLLENMGILEFRESE, encoded by the coding sequence ATGTCCAAACTTCTAGTAAGAAAGGATCTACAGGACCAGTTGAGGAGTAACGTAGGAGACATGATCAAGCAGATAGAGAGTACAGATTTAAAGGTAGTTGTTTATATGGAGCACACTGAGCAGTCCCCAAGGGTATTGCCAAAGGTCATAAAGTTCAAGCAAGTACTGCCCCTTTTGGCTAAGTTGGCTGACGAGGGACAAGTTGAGGAAGGAGTTGCTAAAGTAATGTTTTACTCCCCCAGCACTGGGAGATCTAGGGGATTAACGCCCAATATGATGGCAGGCTTTCAATACATTAAACCCGGAATGAGCACTAAGCCTCACTCCCACAATATGGCATCCATTTATATAGTGGTGAAAGGGGAGGGGTACTCCGTCATAGACGGTAGAGAGTTTCGATGGGAACAAGGAGACGTGTTCGTCGTCCCTGCAAATTCCGAGCATAGCCACACGAATACAGGTACTGAGGAGGTAATACTATTTGACGTCACAGATTCCGGGTTACTGGAAAATATGGGGATTTTAGAATTTAGAGAAAGTGAATAA
- the lysX gene encoding lysine biosynthesis protein LysX has translation MRVALVVDIVRQEEKLLVKALNERNVPYDVLNVAQEPLPFNRALGRYDVAIIRAVSMYRSLYAAAVLEGAGVHTINSTDVISTAGDKILTYSKLFKAGIQIPESIIAMSPDAVMKAYEQMSFPLIDKPPIGSWGRMVSLIRDILEGKTIIEHREMMGNSALKVHIVQEYVTGKNRDIRCIVMGNELLGCYARNIPSNEWRANVALGGTPSPLEIDQGLKEITLKAAGIVNGEFISIDVLEHQSRGYLINELNDVPEFKGFMLATGIDVPSRLVDYIVTRYS, from the coding sequence ATGAGGGTAGCTCTGGTTGTGGACATAGTGAGACAGGAGGAGAAACTCCTTGTCAAAGCATTAAACGAAAGGAATGTGCCCTATGACGTTCTAAACGTAGCGCAAGAGCCTCTTCCCTTCAATAGAGCTCTAGGAAGGTATGACGTTGCCATCATAAGGGCGGTAAGTATGTATAGGTCTCTATACGCAGCAGCGGTTCTTGAGGGAGCTGGTGTACACACAATCAATTCCACCGATGTAATAAGTACTGCAGGGGACAAGATTTTGACCTACTCGAAGTTATTCAAGGCTGGGATTCAGATACCTGAGTCAATAATTGCCATGTCTCCAGACGCCGTAATGAAAGCGTATGAACAGATGAGCTTTCCACTCATCGACAAACCACCTATAGGGAGTTGGGGAAGGATGGTCTCCCTTATAAGGGACATCCTTGAAGGAAAGACTATAATAGAGCATAGGGAGATGATGGGAAACTCGGCGTTAAAGGTTCACATAGTCCAGGAATACGTAACTGGAAAGAACAGGGACATAAGATGTATAGTGATGGGCAACGAGCTCTTGGGATGTTACGCCAGAAACATTCCATCCAATGAGTGGAGGGCAAATGTGGCTTTAGGGGGTACCCCTTCCCCTCTGGAGATTGATCAGGGGTTAAAGGAGATCACATTGAAGGCTGCTGGTATAGTTAATGGAGAGTTCATTTCCATAGACGTACTAGAGCATCAATCCAGAGGATATCTTATCAACGAGTTAAATGACGTTCCTGAGTTTAAGGGATTCATGCTAGCTACAGGAATAGACGTCCCCAGCAGACTGGTGGATTATATCGTCACACGTTATTCTTAA
- the carB gene encoding carbamoyl-phosphate synthase (glutamine-hydrolyzing) large subunit, with translation MSPKGIKKVLIVGSGPIKIAEAAEFDYSGSQSLKAYREEGIETVLVNSNVATVQTSKRMTDKLYMIPVTWWAVEKVIEQERPDAIAIGFGGQTALNVGVDLYKKGILDKYGVKVLGTPIEGIEKALSREKFRETMIDVKIPVPPSFSAKSSQEALEKAEEIGYPVMVRVSFNLGGRGSTVAWDKESLKKSIDRALSQSYIGEVLVEKYLHHWKELEYEVVRDSKGNSAVIACVENLDPMGVHTGESIVITPCQTLDNREFQEMRTLSMRVAESISLVGECNVQFALDPNGYTNFVIETNPRMSRSSALASKATGYPLAYVSAKLSLGYTLEEILNKVSGATCACFEPSLDYVVIKVPRWDLPKFEEVDTSLGTEMKSVGEVMSIGRSFEEALQKAIRMLDIGEPGVVGGKYYRSSMSKDDAIKEMTRRRPYWPIWAAKAFKEGATTEEVYKATGVDKFFLRKLQNLVETYEKLNATSLDPSTLEHLKRLGFSDEQISEKIGVGEDEVIKIRHASGILPKIKLIDTLAGEWPAVTNYLYLTYVGSEDDIELNTTGNSLLIVGAGGFRIGVSVEFDWGVVELMKAATKYFNQVAVLNFNPETVSTDWDVTRKLYFDEISAERVLDVVKKENYSYVATFAGGQIGNNIAKTIEEMGVKLFGTSGKSVDHAEDREKFSSLLDRLGIRQPDWISAKNQEEIRKFLDRVGFPILVRPSYVLSGSSMNIVNSEQELREILTRVKVSTKYPVVISKFLENAFEAEIDGVSDGKGVVGITMEHVEEAGVHSGDSTMSIPTRHVTNVAKDLKEIAITLAREIGVKGPFNLQFVIKDNLPYVIEMNLRASRSMPFSSKAKGVNLMELAVKAIMEGLEKEEFVEPSSKSWAVKSAQFSWAQLKDSYPFLGPEMRSTGEAASLGVSFNDALLKSWLSSSPNRLPNPGRTALVYGRGNEDYLAETARNLQKLGLNVITLDVLPLPGFEMSTRDEAVEMMAKKEIELLVTNGYLKSIDYKVRRAAADFNVPLILNGRLGREVSGAMVSNELTFYEIERYGGGI, from the coding sequence ATGAGTCCCAAGGGAATAAAGAAAGTATTGATAGTTGGGTCAGGACCTATAAAGATAGCTGAGGCGGCAGAGTTTGATTACAGTGGCTCCCAATCCCTGAAGGCTTACAGGGAGGAAGGAATAGAGACCGTTTTGGTAAACTCCAACGTCGCTACAGTTCAGACTAGCAAAAGGATGACGGACAAGCTCTACATGATCCCAGTAACTTGGTGGGCAGTGGAAAAGGTCATTGAGCAGGAAAGGCCTGACGCAATAGCAATAGGTTTCGGTGGCCAAACAGCTCTGAACGTGGGTGTGGATCTCTACAAAAAGGGGATCCTTGACAAGTATGGGGTGAAAGTGTTAGGCACCCCCATAGAGGGGATAGAGAAGGCTCTGAGCAGGGAGAAGTTCAGGGAGACAATGATAGACGTAAAAATCCCTGTCCCCCCCAGCTTTTCCGCTAAAAGTTCCCAAGAAGCTTTGGAGAAGGCTGAGGAAATTGGGTACCCTGTAATGGTTAGGGTAAGCTTTAACTTGGGAGGTAGAGGATCCACAGTGGCCTGGGATAAGGAGTCCTTGAAGAAAAGTATCGATAGGGCATTATCACAAAGCTATATTGGAGAGGTACTAGTAGAGAAATATCTTCATCACTGGAAGGAGTTAGAGTACGAAGTGGTGAGAGACTCCAAGGGTAACTCAGCAGTGATAGCATGCGTGGAGAACCTTGACCCCATGGGAGTCCATACTGGGGAATCCATCGTGATAACCCCATGTCAAACCCTGGACAATAGGGAGTTTCAGGAGATGAGGACTCTTTCGATGAGGGTTGCCGAGTCCATAAGCCTAGTTGGGGAGTGCAACGTCCAGTTCGCCCTAGACCCCAACGGCTATACCAATTTCGTGATAGAGACGAATCCTAGAATGTCAAGGTCCAGCGCACTTGCCAGTAAGGCTACTGGCTATCCTTTGGCCTACGTATCTGCCAAGCTCTCCTTGGGGTATACCCTTGAGGAGATTTTAAATAAGGTGTCAGGGGCGACCTGCGCCTGCTTTGAGCCGAGCCTAGATTATGTCGTTATTAAGGTACCGAGGTGGGATCTTCCGAAATTTGAAGAGGTCGACACAAGCCTTGGTACTGAGATGAAGAGCGTCGGAGAAGTGATGAGTATAGGTAGGTCATTTGAAGAGGCCCTCCAGAAAGCCATTAGGATGCTGGATATAGGCGAGCCAGGTGTTGTGGGAGGGAAGTACTATAGGTCATCCATGTCTAAGGATGACGCGATTAAGGAAATGACGAGGAGGAGGCCCTATTGGCCTATCTGGGCAGCTAAGGCGTTTAAGGAAGGGGCAACAACCGAGGAGGTCTACAAGGCAACTGGAGTGGACAAGTTCTTCCTGAGGAAACTGCAGAACCTAGTGGAGACTTACGAGAAACTTAACGCAACTTCGCTTGATCCTTCAACCTTAGAACACCTGAAGAGATTGGGATTTAGTGACGAGCAGATATCCGAAAAGATTGGTGTTGGAGAGGACGAGGTAATTAAGATCAGGCACGCTTCTGGAATTCTTCCAAAGATTAAGTTAATAGATACCCTCGCAGGAGAGTGGCCTGCAGTAACCAATTACCTTTACTTAACCTACGTAGGTTCCGAGGACGATATAGAGCTCAACACCACAGGGAACAGCTTGCTAATTGTAGGTGCTGGAGGTTTCAGAATAGGTGTGTCAGTTGAGTTTGACTGGGGAGTAGTGGAGCTCATGAAGGCGGCAACAAAGTACTTTAATCAAGTTGCTGTGCTAAACTTCAATCCTGAGACCGTATCAACTGATTGGGACGTTACAAGGAAGCTCTACTTCGATGAAATCTCAGCTGAGAGAGTCCTTGACGTCGTAAAGAAGGAGAACTACTCCTACGTGGCTACCTTCGCCGGTGGACAGATAGGTAACAATATAGCCAAAACAATCGAGGAGATGGGGGTTAAACTATTCGGGACTTCAGGTAAGTCAGTCGATCACGCTGAGGACAGGGAAAAGTTCTCATCCCTATTGGACAGACTTGGTATAAGACAGCCAGATTGGATTTCCGCCAAGAATCAGGAGGAAATAAGGAAATTTCTGGATAGGGTAGGCTTTCCAATCCTAGTAAGACCAAGCTATGTCCTCAGCGGCTCCTCCATGAACATAGTAAACAGCGAACAGGAGCTCAGGGAAATTTTAACTAGGGTAAAGGTCTCCACCAAGTATCCAGTCGTCATAAGTAAGTTCCTTGAAAACGCGTTCGAGGCCGAAATAGACGGGGTAAGTGATGGCAAGGGCGTGGTAGGGATAACAATGGAGCATGTGGAGGAGGCTGGGGTGCACAGCGGAGATAGTACCATGAGTATACCCACTAGGCATGTTACCAACGTCGCGAAGGACCTCAAGGAGATTGCCATTACCTTGGCTAGGGAAATCGGGGTGAAGGGGCCATTCAATTTACAGTTCGTAATAAAGGACAACTTGCCCTACGTCATAGAGATGAACCTAAGGGCTAGCAGATCCATGCCCTTCTCCAGCAAGGCAAAAGGGGTAAACTTGATGGAACTGGCTGTTAAGGCTATTATGGAAGGACTTGAAAAGGAGGAGTTCGTGGAACCCTCCAGTAAATCATGGGCAGTTAAGTCGGCTCAGTTCTCATGGGCTCAACTCAAGGACTCCTATCCTTTCCTAGGCCCAGAAATGAGAAGCACTGGTGAGGCAGCGTCTCTGGGGGTATCTTTCAACGATGCCCTTCTCAAGAGCTGGCTTTCCAGTTCTCCAAACAGGTTACCTAATCCAGGTAGGACAGCCTTGGTTTACGGTAGGGGCAATGAAGACTACTTAGCTGAAACTGCTAGAAACCTTCAAAAGTTGGGACTAAACGTAATAACCCTGGACGTTTTGCCCCTACCTGGCTTTGAGATGTCAACGAGGGATGAAGCGGTGGAAATGATGGCCAAAAAGGAAATTGAGTTATTAGTCACTAACGGTTACTTGAAGTCAATAGACTATAAGGTAAGAAGGGCAGCTGCTGATTTTAACGTGCCTCTTATCCTTAACGGAAGGTTAGGCAGGGAAGTGTCCGGAGCAATGGTATCAAATGAACTAACTTTTTATGAAATTGAAAGGTATGGAGGAGGAATATGA